In one Paracoccus everestensis genomic region, the following are encoded:
- the msuE gene encoding FMN reductase, with protein sequence MPQRIIGFSGSLSSPSRTRALVDLAVSRTAPRFGCTAATYEIADLQPSLGQAQSVAQLDSLPRMILDTILSADALVVGTPVYKGSFTGLFKHMIDLIDPAALAGKPVLLTATGGGSRHALVIEHQLRPLFGFFEAATLPTGVYAEPSDFHEGQPASDALLARLDRAVDQFAPWLSQTQAASSAA encoded by the coding sequence ATGCCCCAACGCATCATCGGCTTCTCGGGCAGCCTCAGCAGCCCCTCTCGAACCCGGGCTTTGGTCGATCTGGCCGTCTCTCGCACCGCCCCCCGCTTTGGCTGCACCGCAGCGACCTACGAGATCGCGGACCTGCAGCCGTCCCTGGGGCAGGCACAGTCGGTCGCCCAACTGGATTCGCTGCCGCGCATGATCCTGGACACGATCCTGTCGGCGGACGCCCTGGTCGTGGGCACGCCGGTCTACAAGGGCAGCTTCACGGGCCTGTTCAAGCATATGATCGACCTGATCGATCCTGCTGCCCTTGCGGGCAAGCCGGTGCTGCTGACCGCGACGGGCGGCGGCAGCCGGCACGCCCTAGTGATCGAGCACCAGTTGCGCCCGCTTTTCGGCTTTTTCGAGGCCGCGACCCTGCCCACCGGCGTCTATGCCGAACCCAGTGATTTCCACGAGGGCCAGCCTGCATCCGATGCGCTGCTGGCGCGGCTTGACCGGGCAGTCGATCAGTTCGCGCCCTGGCTGTCCCAGACCCAAGCGGCCAGTTCCGCCGCCTGA
- a CDS encoding LLM class flavin-dependent oxidoreductase, translating to MTRKIRLGAFLPGGGQHIAAWRHPDQPADGATSLAFHADLAREAERGLFDAYFLADGLAVAFGGGTEGGNAKVAGFEPVTLFAALAPLTKNLGFIATASTTYEEPYSTARKFASLDLISDGRAGWNVVTTATEAAARNFNLDRQLPHADRYKRAAEHVDVVKKLWDSFEDDVFIRDKETGVFYDTARVHHADHRGEHFKVRGPLNVSRSPQGHPVIVQAGQSEDGRGLAAATAEVIFTAHQRLDTAQEFYRDIKARARGLGRDPGHILIMPGVSPFVGRSESEAQEKYDCLTSLILEEDGIALIKGLTGGSLDLTGHDLDRPLPELEHTEGNQSRQMLIRQIADENGFTIRQLYQWVASARGHFTVVGTPAQIADTLQDWFENEGADGFNILPPWLPTGLTDFVDLVIPELQRRGLFRTEYEGRTLRENLGLPYPVNRHAAARAAVQAAE from the coding sequence ATGACACGCAAGATCCGCCTTGGCGCCTTCCTTCCCGGAGGCGGCCAGCACATCGCCGCCTGGCGTCACCCCGACCAGCCTGCCGACGGCGCCACCAGCCTTGCCTTTCACGCGGACCTCGCACGCGAGGCGGAACGCGGGCTTTTCGACGCCTATTTTCTGGCCGACGGCCTTGCCGTGGCCTTTGGCGGGGGCACCGAGGGCGGCAATGCCAAGGTTGCAGGTTTCGAGCCGGTGACGCTGTTCGCGGCGCTTGCCCCCCTGACGAAGAACCTGGGCTTCATCGCCACCGCCTCGACCACCTATGAGGAACCCTACAGCACCGCGCGCAAGTTCGCGTCGCTGGACCTGATCTCGGATGGCCGCGCGGGCTGGAACGTGGTCACCACCGCGACCGAGGCCGCCGCCCGGAACTTCAACCTCGACCGGCAACTGCCGCACGCCGACCGCTACAAGCGCGCGGCCGAGCATGTCGATGTGGTGAAGAAGCTGTGGGACAGCTTCGAGGATGACGTGTTCATCCGCGACAAGGAAACGGGCGTCTTTTATGACACCGCCCGCGTCCACCATGCCGACCACCGGGGTGAGCATTTCAAGGTCCGCGGACCGCTGAACGTCAGCCGCAGCCCGCAGGGCCATCCGGTGATCGTGCAGGCGGGCCAGTCCGAAGACGGACGCGGCCTTGCTGCCGCAACCGCCGAGGTGATCTTCACCGCCCATCAGCGGCTGGACACCGCGCAGGAGTTCTATCGCGACATCAAGGCCCGTGCCCGGGGCCTGGGGCGCGATCCAGGCCACATCCTGATCATGCCCGGCGTTTCACCCTTTGTCGGCCGGTCTGAATCCGAGGCGCAAGAAAAATACGACTGCCTGACCAGCCTGATCCTGGAGGAAGACGGCATCGCTCTGATCAAGGGCCTGACCGGCGGCTCGCTGGACCTGACGGGCCATGACCTCGACAGGCCTCTGCCGGAGCTGGAGCATACCGAGGGCAACCAGTCCCGGCAAATGCTGATCCGCCAGATCGCCGACGAAAACGGCTTCACGATCCGCCAGCTTTATCAGTGGGTCGCCTCGGCGCGGGGGCATTTCACCGTGGTGGGCACCCCAGCCCAGATCGCAGACACCCTGCAGGACTGGTTCGAGAATGAGGGTGCGGACGGCTTCAACATCCTGCCGCCCTGGTTGCCGACGGGGCTGACCGATTTCGTGGACCTGGTGATTCCGGAGCTTCAGCGCCGCGGGCTGTTCCGCACCGAGTACGAGGGCCGGACCCTGCGCGAGAACCTGGGCCTTCCTTATCCCGTCAACCGCCACGCCGCCGCCCGCGCGGCCGTGCAGGCAGCGGAGTAG
- a CDS encoding DUF6481 family protein: MRTPKKTELSERRSTAMDAKVALLQAYRAAKEAAEPLREAREQERMEIARAREARQAARDQARREEQARLEAETREREAAIAKAATAEADARERAQDQRIARVLDDEAMRKAMRDQRYAARKLRQG, from the coding sequence TTGAGAACCCCCAAAAAGACCGAACTGTCCGAACGCCGTAGCACGGCCATGGACGCAAAAGTCGCCCTTCTCCAGGCCTATCGGGCCGCGAAGGAAGCCGCGGAGCCTCTTCGCGAGGCGCGCGAGCAGGAGCGCATGGAGATTGCCAGAGCACGGGAAGCACGCCAGGCAGCCCGCGACCAGGCAAGGCGCGAGGAACAGGCTCGTCTTGAAGCGGAAACCCGTGAGCGCGAGGCCGCCATTGCCAAGGCAGCCACGGCCGAAGCTGACGCCCGAGAGCGTGCCCAGGACCAACGGATCGCCCGCGTTCTTGACGACGAGGCCATGCGCAAGGCGATGCGCGACCAGAGATACGCCGCCCGTAAACTACGCCAGGGTTGA
- a CDS encoding ABC transporter permease has translation MALQSLDAPFEGRSSSGAAIRRRVGAGARGFASRYGLLVGFVVLWQVSSRQGWVNPAVFPPLDSIATALWKGLASGALLDDIAISLQRSGLAFGAAVALGIPLGLFMGQIAAVERALDPILQLFRQTSALALYPVFILLLGLGEASKVFVIFWATLFPVLLATIGGVKQVDRKLVEMAQTFGAGHLTVFRRVVLPATVPAIFVGLRLSATTALLLLIAAEMIGANKGVGFQVMNAQYNFQIPLMFAAIFLLAGLGLAANLVLVLLQRRLCRWAEVTR, from the coding sequence ATGGCGCTGCAATCTCTCGACGCTCCCTTCGAAGGCAGATCCTCCTCGGGCGCTGCGATCCGGCGCCGGGTGGGGGCCGGGGCGCGGGGCTTTGCCTCGCGCTATGGGCTGCTGGTCGGATTTGTCGTGCTGTGGCAGGTTTCCTCCAGGCAGGGCTGGGTGAACCCTGCCGTCTTCCCGCCCTTGGACAGCATCGCGACGGCCTTGTGGAAGGGCCTCGCCTCGGGCGCGTTGCTGGACGACATCGCGATCAGCCTGCAGCGGTCCGGGCTGGCCTTTGGCGCGGCGGTGGCGCTTGGCATCCCGCTCGGCCTGTTCATGGGCCAGATCGCTGCGGTGGAACGGGCGCTCGACCCGATCCTGCAACTGTTCCGGCAGACCTCGGCCCTGGCGCTTTATCCGGTGTTCATCCTGCTGCTGGGCCTGGGCGAGGCCTCCAAGGTCTTTGTCATCTTTTGGGCCACCCTGTTCCCGGTCCTGCTGGCGACCATCGGCGGGGTGAAGCAGGTGGACCGCAAGCTGGTCGAGATGGCGCAGACCTTCGGCGCGGGCCACCTGACCGTCTTTCGCCGCGTCGTGCTGCCCGCCACGGTGCCCGCGATCTTCGTGGGGCTGCGGCTTTCGGCCACCACGGCGCTGCTGCTGCTGATCGCGGCCGAGATGATCGGCGCGAACAAGGGCGTGGGCTTTCAGGTGATGAATGCCCAGTACAACTTCCAGATCCCGCTGATGTTCGCGGCCATCTTCCTGCTGGCGGGCCTGGGCCTTGCCGCGAACCTTGTCCTCGTCCTGTTGCAGCGGCGGCTGTGCCGCTGGGCCGAAGTGACGCGCTGA
- a CDS encoding ABC transporter substrate-binding protein produces the protein MTLSLRNLALTTALGLAFAGAAQAEVTIRYLASHGGLSAHELAQELGYFEGTGITLENVGYASGGPESLMALAGGSVELGSAATAAVLNSIAGGSDFVAAYPSNGINDEAQSIFYVLEDSPIHSIEDIAGKTVAVNTLGAHLDYTVREALHQKGLPQDAANLVAVPGPQLEQVLRSGQVDVAAFGYWQTTFEGAARQNGGLRAVFDDTDILGEIAGGFIVLRRDWVDAHPAEARAFVDGSARALDHARDNPQETRAIFARLLEERGENPEVAQFFKGYGVREGGRATEHDLSFWIDVLEREGRLEPGKLKAADILFAPAQNVAAK, from the coding sequence ATGACCCTTTCGCTTCGCAATCTTGCCCTGACCACTGCCCTCGGCCTTGCTTTTGCAGGCGCCGCCCAAGCCGAGGTGACGATCCGCTATCTCGCCAGCCATGGGGGGCTGTCCGCCCACGAATTGGCGCAGGAGCTTGGCTATTTCGAGGGCACCGGCATCACCCTGGAAAACGTGGGCTATGCCAGCGGCGGGCCAGAGTCGCTGATGGCATTGGCGGGCGGCAGCGTCGAACTGGGCAGCGCCGCCACGGCGGCCGTCCTGAACTCTATCGCGGGCGGCAGTGATTTCGTCGCGGCCTATCCCTCGAATGGAATCAACGACGAGGCACAGTCGATCTTCTATGTGCTGGAAGACAGTCCCATCCACAGCATCGAAGACATCGCCGGCAAGACCGTCGCGGTGAACACGCTAGGGGCCCATCTCGACTATACCGTGCGCGAGGCGCTGCACCAGAAGGGACTGCCGCAGGACGCGGCCAACCTTGTCGCCGTGCCGGGCCCGCAACTGGAACAGGTGCTGCGCTCGGGGCAGGTCGATGTGGCGGCCTTCGGCTATTGGCAGACGACCTTCGAAGGGGCGGCGCGGCAGAACGGGGGCCTTCGGGCGGTCTTCGACGACACCGACATATTGGGCGAGATCGCGGGCGGCTTTATCGTCCTGCGCCGCGACTGGGTGGACGCCCATCCCGCCGAGGCCCGGGCCTTTGTCGATGGTTCGGCCAGGGCGCTCGACCATGCCCGCGACAACCCCCAGGAAACCCGTGCCATCTTCGCCCGCCTGCTGGAAGAACGTGGTGAGAACCCCGAGGTCGCCCAGTTCTTCAAGGGCTATGGCGTGCGCGAGGGCGGCCGCGCCACGGAACACGACCTGAGCTTCTGGATCGACGTTCTGGAGCGCGAGGGCCGGCTGGAACCCGGCAAGCTGAAGGCGGCGGATATCCTGTTCGCCCCGGCCCAGAACGTGGCGGCCAAGTGA
- a CDS encoding ABC transporter ATP-binding protein, producing MGVHQPVAGGAVTIRDLSKSFTLNRASLPVLQGLNLGIRPGESLAVVGPSGCGKTTLLRILAGLERPDRGEVLIDGRPVHGVGTERAIIFQEPRLLPWLTVLGNVAFGLEARGIPRAKAQLQARHYIRLVGLTEFEDAYPTQLSGGMAQRVGIARALTVQPEILLLDEPLGALDAMTRITMQDELARIWREQQVTMILVTHDLEEAIFLADRVLVMPREKGTVPRLIDIDLPRPRDRSESRFVAMRRRLMAEFGLH from the coding sequence ATGGGTGTGCATCAACCTGTCGCGGGCGGAGCGGTCACGATCCGCGACCTGTCCAAGTCCTTCACCCTGAACCGAGCCTCGCTTCCAGTCCTGCAGGGACTGAACCTTGGCATCAGGCCGGGCGAAAGCCTGGCCGTCGTGGGCCCCTCGGGCTGCGGCAAGACCACGCTGCTGCGGATCCTGGCGGGATTGGAAAGGCCAGACCGGGGCGAGGTGCTGATTGACGGGCGTCCTGTTCATGGCGTCGGAACGGAACGCGCGATCATCTTTCAGGAACCGCGCCTTCTGCCTTGGCTGACGGTCCTGGGCAATGTCGCCTTTGGATTAGAGGCACGCGGCATCCCCCGGGCGAAGGCCCAATTGCAGGCCCGCCACTACATCCGCCTTGTAGGCCTGACCGAATTCGAGGACGCCTATCCCACCCAACTTTCAGGCGGCATGGCGCAACGCGTCGGCATTGCCCGTGCGCTGACCGTGCAACCCGAAATCCTGCTGCTGGACGAACCCTTGGGCGCCCTGGACGCGATGACCCGGATCACCATGCAGGATGAGCTTGCCCGCATCTGGCGAGAACAGCAGGTGACAATGATTTTGGTCACGCATGACCTGGAAGAGGCGATCTTTCTTGCCGACCGGGTGCTGGTAATGCCACGCGAGAAGGGCACTGTCCCGCGCCTGATCGACATCGACCTGCCCCGCCCCCGCGACCGCAGCGAAAGCCGCTTCGTGGCCATGCGCCGACGGCTTATGGCGGAATTTGGCCTGCATTGA
- a CDS encoding cold-shock protein yields the protein MTTGIVKWFNSAKGFGFIQPDDGGPDAFVHISAVERAGLGELVEGQKLSYDMERDRKSGKMSACSLQAA from the coding sequence ATGACCACCGGCATCGTCAAATGGTTCAATTCCGCCAAAGGCTTCGGCTTCATTCAGCCTGACGACGGCGGACCGGATGCGTTTGTTCACATCTCTGCCGTCGAACGCGCAGGCTTGGGCGAACTCGTCGAAGGCCAGAAGCTGTCCTATGACATGGAGCGCGACCGCAAGTCGGGCAAGATGTCGGCATGCAGCCTTCAGGCCGCATAA
- a CDS encoding FAD/NAD(P)-binding protein, giving the protein MTLDPIPAAPLAPLPDSARPYVVIIGGGASGVLMAAHLLRAPQGQAQVTIIEGRHMLGCGIAYSTSDPDHLLNTHASSMSAFPDRPDHFRDWLARQGISAGPQAGDSFVSRSTYGSYMASLIEPWTRGEGSRRLRCLRDVCVGLTEDANGVTAHLSDGRIIQADKAVLATGHAVPEPDPQGLVQGSWDQQELPDRDDRVVIVGSGLSMVDQVLSLLRRGHRGDILVVSRRAQLPREHAETQPLAVPAEDIPFGAPVSQMMAWLRGLARQAEDAGGSWRDAVDGVRPHLRAIWQALPLAERSRFLRHAAPWWEVHRHRLPPESAAPIRAAIRTGRIRLLAASFQGAERHCDGQLLAVIRCRGSGIEQRVKAARIIDCRGIRRDPEENATPVVASLLRDGRARIDPLRLGLDVSPEAALLDRRGVPSTRIFAIGPASRAAFWEITAIPDIRNQTAQLAKELLRGQPESLRPGCAPLQFPVLQATQWTAS; this is encoded by the coding sequence ATGACGCTTGATCCCATCCCCGCAGCCCCCTTGGCCCCGCTGCCGGACAGCGCCCGCCCCTATGTCGTCATCATCGGCGGCGGGGCCAGCGGCGTGCTGATGGCCGCCCATCTTCTGCGCGCACCACAGGGTCAGGCCCAGGTCACCATCATCGAAGGCAGGCATATGCTGGGCTGCGGCATTGCCTATTCAACCAGCGATCCCGACCACCTGCTGAACACCCACGCCAGCAGCATGAGCGCCTTTCCCGACCGGCCAGACCATTTCCGCGACTGGCTGGCTCGACAAGGCATTTCCGCCGGACCGCAGGCAGGGGACAGCTTCGTAAGCCGCTCCACCTATGGCAGCTACATGGCCAGCCTGATCGAGCCATGGACGCGGGGCGAGGGTTCCCGCCGACTGCGCTGCCTGCGCGATGTCTGCGTGGGCCTGACCGAGGACGCAAACGGCGTCACGGCACATTTGTCCGATGGCCGCATCATCCAGGCCGACAAGGCGGTCCTGGCGACGGGCCATGCCGTGCCCGAGCCGGACCCCCAGGGACTGGTGCAGGGATCCTGGGACCAGCAAGAACTTCCCGACCGCGACGACCGGGTGGTGATCGTGGGATCGGGCCTGTCGATGGTGGATCAGGTTCTCAGCCTTTTGCGCCGTGGGCACCGGGGCGACATTCTGGTCGTCTCGCGGCGCGCCCAGCTGCCGCGTGAGCACGCGGAAACGCAGCCCTTGGCTGTCCCGGCCGAAGACATTCCCTTCGGGGCGCCGGTCAGCCAGATGATGGCCTGGTTGCGTGGCCTGGCCCGGCAAGCCGAGGACGCGGGCGGCAGTTGGCGCGATGCCGTGGACGGGGTGCGCCCGCATCTTCGGGCGATCTGGCAGGCGCTGCCCTTGGCCGAGCGTTCGCGTTTCCTGCGCCATGCCGCCCCCTGGTGGGAGGTTCACCGCCACCGCCTGCCCCCTGAAAGCGCGGCCCCGATCCGTGCCGCGATCAGGACCGGCCGGATCCGCCTTCTTGCGGCAAGTTTCCAAGGTGCCGAGCGACATTGCGACGGCCAGCTTTTGGCCGTCATCCGATGTCGTGGCAGCGGGATCGAGCAGCGGGTCAAGGCCGCGCGCATCATCGACTGCCGGGGTATCCGGCGCGACCCCGAGGAAAACGCAACGCCGGTCGTGGCAAGCCTGCTGCGGGATGGACGCGCACGCATCGACCCGCTGCGGCTTGGGCTTGATGTCAGCCCCGAGGCCGCGCTGCTGGACCGCCGTGGCGTTCCGTCGACCCGCATCTTCGCCATCGGCCCTGCGTCCCGCGCGGCCTTCTGGGAAATCACGGCCATTCCCGACATACGCAACCAGACCGCGCAACTGGCCAAAGAGCTGCTTAGAGGACAGCCCGAAAGCCTTCGCCCGGGATGCGCCCCTTTGCAATTCCCTGTCCTGCAGGCCACCCAGTGGACCGCATCGTAA